A single region of the Manihot esculenta cultivar AM560-2 chromosome 12, M.esculenta_v8, whole genome shotgun sequence genome encodes:
- the LOC110627560 gene encoding uncharacterized protein LOC110627560, translating to MEANLQQLSLSDEEDEGLAVVPVADAPSFRYENCLVGMFLTFNRINFKSMREVFADIWHPLGGVEITELEAKRYLFRFFAGVDLERVLRGTPWLYNNHLLLLHALVEGEDPLQVPLSFVDEWVQVHDLKTGFYTQTIAINLENFVGSFLDYDTTYCSSNEKDSYMRIRVQVDVRNPLKRRKKLVTPTGEAFYARFAYERFMVFCFFCGRLGHTDSFCGLLLHKKKEELQPLWGPELRAVRRRNLCPTSSWLRVETPFVQATLSPNNQGPSLGPQLLPSQSFLNSFLGTSSTTDGREKAVGQMETDQNHLGPNGLGEDDPMQHSVEGKKR from the coding sequence ATGGAGGCCAATCTTCAACAATTGTCGCTTTCGGACGAGGAGGATGAGGGGTTGGCTGTGGTCCCAGTTGCTGATGCCCCTTCTTTTCGATATGAGAACTGTTTGGTGGGTATGTTTTTGACTTTTAATCGTATCAACTTCAAGTCGATGCGTGAGGTTTTTGCTGACATATGGCATCCTTTGGGAGGGGTCGAAATCACTGAGTTGGAAGCCAAAAGGTATCTTTTTCGTTTTTTTGCGGGGGTGGATTTGGAACGTGTTTTGCGAGGGACACCCTGGCTGTACAACaatcatcttctccttctccatgcACTGGTGGAGGGGGAAGACCCTTTGCAGGTTCCATTGAGTTTTGTGGATGAGTGGGTGCAGGTTCATGATCTAAAGACAGGTTTCTATACGCAAACGATTGCTATCAATCTGGAGAATTTTGTTGGTTCTTTTTTGGATTATGATACTACTTACTGCTCTTCTAATGAAAAAGATTCTTATATGAGGATTAGGGTTCAGGTGGATGTTAGGAATCCTCTTAAACGCAGGAAGAAGCTGGTTACACCTACAGGAGAGGCCTTTTATGCTCGCTTTGCTTATGAGAGGTTCATGGTTTTCTGTTTCTTCTGTGGGCGTCTCGGCCATACTGATTCTTTCTGTGGTTTATTATTGCATAAGAAGAAGGAAGAGTTGCAACCTCTATGGGGGCCAGAACTTCGCGCAGTCCGCCGTCGCAATCTTTGCCCGACCAGTTCATGGCTGCGGGTGGAAACACCGTTTGTTCAGGCGACGCTCTCTCCGAATAATCAGGGCCCTTCTCTGGGACCTCAGCTGTTACCATCCCAATCTTTTCTAAATTCCTTTTTGGGTACGTCTTCTACTACTGATGGGCGGGAAAAGGCAGTAGGCCAGATGGAAACTGATCAGAATCATTTGGGCCCAAATGGTTTAGGTGAAGATGACCCAATGCAGCATTCTGTTGAGGGGAAAAAACGATAG